AAGGGAAGTCCCTCCTGCCATAGTAACCCCCGTTTTCACACCAGAAAAACAAGCAGCAGAAAAAACGTTCCATTCACAAAAGGTATGGACTCCCAAAAAGGAGGAGAAGCCCAACATAAAGTCTCCTCAGATGATTAAAAATGTCCAGAGTAAAAATAAGCATGCTGAGGTTGAGAACCTAAAGTCTGCAGACAACTCGAAGAAAGACCCCCGGTTGAAGAAACGTCCCCTGGACAAGGCAGAAGATGACAAAGTGGACGAGcagaaggagaagaaaaaatttGGTGACAAACGAGACGAGTTGACACGGGTGCCCGAGCTGCCAAAAGCCTACAGAGGAAGGCTGCAGAACGGCCTGGGGAACAAGCGTGAAAGCAGCGTGTCTGCGGAGAAGATCGGTGGCAATGCCCGAACACACGCCAGGAAACGCACACACTCAAGGTCCAGATCCCGCTCTCCCTCCTCGCCAAAGAGGAAAGGCAGGAGGTCGTCACCCAAGAGCAGAACCAGGAGCACCTCCTTGTCCCCATCACGCAAGGCAGGTAAATCCAGGAGGGCCAAGGGCGATGAGCCACTGCACGGAAAGAATATGCGGGATGAGCGACCGGTGGCCAAGAAGGACCAGGCGGAGAGCAGGCGCTCCAAGACTCCGGTGGACGATCGTCCCTCCAAGACTCCGGCGGACGATCGCAATTCCAAGACTTCGGCGGATGAACGGCGGTCCAAGATTCCGGGGGACGACCGGCGGTCCAAGACTCCAGCGGACGACCGGCGGTCCAAGACCCTGGGGGACGACCGACGCTCAAAGACTCCTGCGGACGACCGGCGGTCCAAGTCCAGAGACTCACCACGGAACCAGGACGGAGGCAGCAAACAGGCCAAAGATGCTCCTTCACGCTGGCGGAGTGGctgggatgaaaacaaaaagtgagtcgTTCATATATTTTAATGTTTCGTGTTCATTTCGATCGTGGTCAGCTCTTCTGTTAAGTACCGGACATTTGACACACCCCTCCCAACTGTACTTTTTCCTAACAAAACTGTATGTCTTAGCACTTCCAGTCTTAAGCCAGGAGACTCTCATGACAAGCTTGGACCACAGAGGCATAAAACCTACAGCACTCCAACACGGCCCACCACCCCCCGTACCCCGAAACATCGTCTCAGCGTGGATGCCAACCTTCAGATACCCGAAGTCCTCAACACCGCAACTAAGAAAGACCTGCTCAGAATGGTATGTCTGCTTAACAAATATGAACTCTTTCGACTTCTGAGAACTTTAATATCTGATTTTGACGGCATTGGCTGGAATTTTGATATCTGCAGGCAAGCAAGAGCCTGGAGAGCGGTGAAATTACGCAGGAGGACTTCCTGAACATGGCTCACAAGATCAAGAACTTCTTCCAGTATCAGGAGGAGAAGCAACAGCATCCAGAAAGTTGGGACCCTGCCGCCAACTTTTCTGGCAAGAAGACATTGATGGCCACGCCTCCCGAGTCCTTGGACCAGGCTCAGTTGACGTACTTTGAGCACAAGTCCAAGCTAAAGAAGACACAGGTAGCTCATCGCTCCACCGGGGAAGGCTGGGACGGTCTCGAGGAATGCGAAGGGCCAGGCCGGGCACCGCGGGATTTGGGTGAGGCAACGACCAATCGGCCAGCAGCCAGAATATTATTTTGCACGTGTCACTCTAAAGTTGTTTGTCCATTAACAGACGAGAGGAGAAGCTTAGAGCGCGAAGAATCCCGACCTCCGTTGACCCCAATGATAGAGGAGTACAACCACGGCAAAGAGTTCCCCGCCCTTAAATCTCTGCCAGGCCTTCGATTCAGGAGGAGGGCTGACCCCAGAGAGTCCAGTGAGTGTACACCATACTTTGATCACATTGTGCTGGACTGAAGTTCCATCATTCCAGTTGGAATAGTCAAAATGGAAGGCAAAGAAGCACAGTTGATGAGTTAATGTAACTCATCTCTAATTCATTTTGTTAATTTCCAGGTGAAAGAGAGTGGAACTCGCCCTTGACTGAGCGTCAATGCGAGGAGCACAAGAGCGGCTACGACGCTCCGCGGCGGTATGTCCCGTCAGCAGAGTCTAGGCACCCCGACCCTCGGCATCTGGACGGACCCCCCCACCCCGGCGctctggttcccaggaactgtcCGAGCCCATCTGCTCTGGAAACTCCACtccccatgtttgagcgtgaacGCCTGTCGCCGCTTCATCAGAAGGACATGGCCGACATGAGCCCCGCTCCGCGCTTTGAGAGTCCAAACAGCGAACACTCTGATGACGGGCCGCTCCCTTCTGAAGTTCCCCTCGCCCCTCAATCGATCCTCCAGGGTCCTGTGCTTGGTGCACTGTTGTCTAATATTCATCAGTTGAGTAATTCCCCTGGACACACCCCTCCCCATGAAGGAGGCCCCCCACCTCCCCGGTTTGATGCTCCCGGACACATGGGCCCATCAAGAGCCCCCCCACCAGGCTGGTACAATGAGCCGTCCCACTTTGAGGGTCCTCACCAAGGCATGCCCCATCATCACAACATGCCAGAGAGGTTTAATGGCCCACACGTACCACAGGGATCATTGATGAACACGGACAATATGGGCCGCTTTGACGGTCCTTTGGGCCCCACAAGGTTTGACGGACCAGGACCTGGAAACTTTGAGAATCCAGTCCAGTGCTTTGACAACAACCTGGGGCCCGGTCCTGTACCAATGGCCTTCCAGTCGCAGCAGCAGCGACCAATCCCCTTTGAAAACCCCGGAATGCATCTGGAAGGTTCTGCTGGTCCAATGTGTTTTGAGGGACCCGGCCAGCCGGGACCCCGCTTTGACATGCCTCTCTTTGAGGGCCAGCAGGTTCCCCCCAGGTTTGCACCTCAAATCAACATCCCCATGCGTCCCATGCCCCCTCCCATGTACGACAACAACCTCCAGCCCGCGCAAAACTTTGCAATGGCCCCGCAAGCGTTCCCGGAGCCCATCAACCCTCAATTCCACCCTGCACCGATGGGTTTCCCCACGCAGCCCGCGGCTAACTTCAACATGCTGCCTGGGCCTCCGTTCAGCCAGCCGGGCTCCGCCCCATTCTTCAACCCCGCTGTTGCTTCGGGTAACATGCAGCAGCCGGTGAGTGCGACTCAGTCTGATTTCGGTGGGACAATTTGAACTGCAAAAGAAATTGACGATCCTTGCTTGTTGGTTCTCTCAGGTGAACGTGTTGAACATGAACCAGCCTTTCTTGCCTCAGAACGCAGCGCCTTTTGCACAGCCAGGTGAGATCACCCTGTTTTTCCACATGTGTTGTATTGAGATGCGAAGAAGTCAAATACACAGTGCATCTGACATGTCTTTGTTCCCCCAGCAGCTCCCCAATTGCCCCCTGCAGAGAACCACTTTGGTCAAGTCGACGTCAACGACTTGCTTTCTAAACTCATCTCCACCGGCATCATCAAAGGGTCACAGCCCGACCCGACGGCCTCCACCACCGGTTAGTGGATCTTTGTCACATTTTGACCACTGCTATACCAGGAAGGTCTGTCATTTTGTTAATATTGAGTTTGTCTTTTGTTCCCGCACAGCAGAGTTATCTTCAGCAGCACCAGAGGCACCTCAtgtagaggaggaagaagaggaggaggtcgaGGATGATTTCCCCGACCTCACCGGCTTCAAGCTCGACGACATGAAACAGTGAGTTTTGTGACAATTGTTCTTCGACAAGTTCTTATGTGTTCCTGAGAACTCCTTagctacagcttttttttttttttttttttttttttggtacaatATCTAGCAGTCTTTCAGTAGGTTAACTCACTGACGCTTTTCATTGTCAGACGTTATGAGAGCGTGGTGACCAAGCTGTACTCGGGAAACCAGTGCTGCCTGTGCAGCATGAGGTTCACCGTTGCGCAGACCGACCTGTACGCCGACCACCTGGACTGGCACTTCAGGCAGAACCATGCCGGCAAGGTGGCTGGCAAAAAGATCACGCACCGCCGCTGGTATTATGGCCTCAGGGTAAGAAAtcagatgcattttttttttccttcagcttTCAATGGGAAAGCGCGACGTGCTCATTGTGTCATGTTCTCTTCTTTTTTGCCAGGACTGGGTCGAGTTTGAGGAGATCGCCGACTTGGAGGAACGGGCCAAGAGCCTGTTCTTTGAGAAGGAGAACGAGGAGGAGGTTCAGAAGAACCAGGCGGCGGCCAAAGAGAAGGAGTTCCAGAGCGTCAAGGCGGCCAAAGACCAAGTCGCAGAGGTGGGTTCCCCCTTCTTACATTACCCCAATTTGTATGCAAATTTGTCACTGCTGTGGTAAAAACATCTGTAAACATCTTGACCAAACTAGTTGTGCGAGATCTGCCAGGAGCCTTTTGAAACATACtgggtggaggaagaggaggactgGTTCCTCAAAAACGCCATCAGGGTTGATGATAAGGTGTGTGACTTTTTGGAGTGGATGTTTCATTTTTTGATCATCTTTTAACTACCTGCTGACTCATCACTTTCTGCCAACGTTTCTCTCAACACAGAACTTCCATCCTTCCTGCTTCGAGGATTATAAAAATGTGAGTATCAGGGATGACgtcaccccaaaaaaatgagtttggcgTTGTCTTACCGCCTCTGTCTTCCCCCTCAGACATCTTCGTACATGGACATGACGCCGTCGCCCAACAAGGTGCTGAGCGAACACCCGCTCGGCAGCTTTATAAAGGCTGAGGAAGACGAGGTTCCTCAGTCATGCGCCGTCGCCGCCTCGATCAAGCAGGAAGCTGATTCCGAGGAGGACGAAGGAGAGCGCGATGTGAAGACAGAGGAAAAAGAGGAGCCTCTTTTAACTGACGTGCAATCAGAAGAGAAAAGACTGTGAGTAGCTTATGGGCTGcgctttttctttgttttgaagGAAAAAGTTTTTGGTTGGTCGGCGATTAACTTGAATACATTTTGGTATTTGTGCCGAGTACGTCACACTGTTGCTTTGaaatgtttccttttcgggctcaaTGTGTAAATGGTTTAATTTATACATTAAAGTATTTTTGGAATCTCTGGCGTACCAGTGATTTGAATGGAACTGGTGTCACCTTGTTCCTATAACTCCTCATTTGGATGATTTGATGACGGGCAGTTGCAGGGGTTGAGTTGTTTGTGGCCGCGATGAAGGTAAGCGTCAATCTTATTGATCCATGGAAGAGCACCTGATCAAAACAAACTTGCGGGGaacttactgttttttttttgtgacgttTTTGGGTGTAGTTTCAATAAAGGTTCAGaaactttttttgtgtgattGCTCTTTGGTTTAATTGTTCTGCtttaaagttaaaaataaagtTAATCTGAATTTAAGTGGTTTTGTCTCATCATTATGCAAGCATACTCAAATTGACACTTGGTCGTATGGGGTGAAAAAATACTAATTAAGTGCAACTCTGTGCCTtgtttaagaaaataaaatttacTGATCAAAATCAGTTCTTAGTTTTACTTCAAAACGACTTATGAAGATAATCTTTTCTATGATAAAGCAAATGAGTTAACTCGTGTTTCACGTCTTGACATGTACATGTTTACTtgacaataaaaatagaaatcatCAGAATTAAAAGCACTTTCTCCGGCCAGCACAAAGAACGCGTCACCTCCACAGCCGGTAAACCCCCAGAGCGATGGCCAGGCATGAAAACACAGTTGCTATGGAAACACAAAACAGGggtttatcatcatcatcataatttaTACAGGCTTTCAAATAAGACAGAGTCCCATCGAGAATTGGTACCTGCGAGGTAGCGAATGGTCTCCAGTTTGAGTGACTCCAAGACCGTTTTAAGCGAAGCCACCCGCAGGTCCATCTTCTTGCTGGTCTCCATGTTGTCATGTTCTAGCTCGGTTCTCTAAAGCACACGTCAACATACAACAGGCATGTCAAACATGCTTGCCACATTGGCTGATGAAAGAAGTTTTAATTTGCTTTTACCTTTTGGTGGAACTCTGTGTTGGTCTCCATCAGTTTTCTTTCCTGCTCTGTGAACTGATACGGCACAGGGAGTTCAGTTTAGTTAAGTACACGCACACTCGGATCCTCACCATGTCAGAAACGCGGCTTCTCTCCAGGTTGATATCCAATTTGGTCTCTGCTCGGACTTTTTCACTCTCCTCCTGAAATCAGATAGTTTACTCACTCACAGACAAACATGTCAACCATAATCTCACCTTTAGTCGGTTCTGCAGCTGCTCCAGTTCTCTCTTCATCTTCTGCAAGGAAAAAAAGAGAGCGTTTTACGCAAAATCCACCAAACATCTCGTGGAATCCATCTGCTCCTTTGTCATACTATGTTCTCAGAGCGCAGGTTAGCAAAGTCGCTCTTCTCCAGAATCACCATGTCCTTCCTGATCGCGTCCAGGTGGGCCATGATCTGCTGCATTGCGATTTCCTGCAACGAGAGAGATTTATTTTCTCAACTGTCAGCCGCAGAGCTACCAGGAGAGTAATTGTGAGACCTTGTCAACAACCGAGTTCCCCTTTCCCCACCTGATGCGACTTGGTCACCATGTCTTTGTAGACAATGTCCATGTTGGCCGTCGCTAACGTCACCAGGGCGGAGACGATCAGCTCGGCCTGGCGTTTCTCCAAACCTGGAGTGTGATGACAACCATAGAACAAGAAATGAGACTGGCATTGATCAATTCCAATAACATCTTTCCATTTTCCACAATGACAAAGTCGTTAAGTAGTTCCCTCACCACTACTCGCCAGCTCCATCACCATGGCGTGGGAGTCGAACGTAAGCTTTCGCTGCTCCAGAGGAGTTAATTCAACCTTTCTCACGTCAAAAGTCTCCACCGGGGTGCCAACATGGAGATCTGCCGCACAAATACGAATATCAGTGGCTGGAGAGAGGGCCAAGGACCTCCACCTTTGGAGCCGCCCCAGCGCCCAGCGCCGCAACAATATATTCATCCGGCTATCGTTTTGACAGTCAAAATGATATGAAAATAGAAGTATTGAAATTAAAAGCGACACTTTCTTGTTTGATGTCAAAGTGATATGAAAATAGAAGTATTCAAATGAAAAGCGACACTTCCTTGTTTGATGACAACCCGGATGTACAAATGTACAGTACGCTTGCTGTCAATAAAGTTCTGAATTCAAACACAACACGAGCGGTCATGGTGGCCACCGCGGTGGACAGGGGGAACTGGTTTCCAGCGTTAGCTCTGGGGGTTTCCCTCTTCAAAGCTCTGTTTATCAACGCCTAGTGAGTCGAAATATTTATTGACGAagacattttgtgtttttttagtCTATTTGATCCATACGATGGTTTAAAACTGCTCCTATAACATCCGCCTAACAGACTGACTGCCTCAAGATTATTAACACCTATTGGCTGTATGATTTTGTTTTCTTATATTATAATTTTATGTTCAGTGTACACTGCACAATAGATTTTTTTATGATCAAATACTGACACATACAGAGTATGCTGATTCAAACTTAACCTCGTTTTCAAATGTGTGCTACGTAGCTTCAGTCACAAGATGTCGCTGTTTCACCTTTTGAATCTAGGTTAGAATGTGTACGTAAGTCGGAACACGTCGTACAGCTTCACTAGCTTAGGTTTTACTATTTTATTCGGGCTTTAATTGCATGACCactgtgtttgatttttttctgactgtttatttgtgtgtgcaGTCATTCCACAGACTTTGAGGTGCACAGGAACTGGTTGGCCATCACACACAGCTTGCCAGTGTCCAGGTGGTACCATGAGGTGCGTTTAAATCAATTTTCTGTCCTTTTAAATGTTGGTCCAGGGGCTTAATTTGTACTCTTTCTTTCAGAATACATCAGAGTGGACGCTGGACTACCCACCGCTTTTCGCCTGGTTTGAGTTCGGCCTTTCCCATGTCGCTCGGCACTTTGACAACAAGATGTTGTCAGTGGAAAACCTAAACTACGCCAGTCCGGCTACCGTCCTCTTCCAGAGACTCTCGGTCATCTTCACAGATCTGCTTTTTATCTACGCCGCCAGAGAGTGAGTGCGGCTACCATCACCACTCGTGTAAATCTGTGTAACAATTTGTGCAATGTGTGTAGATGCTGCAGGTGCGTTCGTGATCGGAAAGGAACACGGGACATCTTTAATCAGCCGTCTTTTGTCCTGGCTGTGCTGCTGCTCTGGAACTTTGGCCTTCTCATTGTTGACCGTATCCTTAGCCCGGATTGCTGGTGGAGAATACCACAGCCTTGAAGTTGACATTAATTCTCAAAAGAAAAACGGGCGGCAGTAAGTCTGTCCAGACCTCAGGGGGTGAAACAAGGTGAGAGACTGATTCCACATGAGTTGTGGAAGTTACTCCTGTTTCCTTAAGGGCCTTCCTCAGACATTCATTTTCAGTACAATGGCTTCCTCTTTGGTTTTCTGCTCCTGTCCATCGCCAAACACCTGCAGGTAAAGACTCAAACGATTTCCGGCTCTGTTGAGTCCACGCGTTGTACCTCGTCTTTCTGTCTTCAACAGTCTCAGCACCTGCAGGGGGCGCTGCTTTTTGCCATCCTCCTCAACCTGAAGCACATCTACCTGTACGTGGCTCCAGCCTACGGCATCTTCCTGCTGAGGAGCTACTGCTTTACACACGGTGACCATGACACAAAGGCTTGAAACATTCAATCCAAAATGTGCTGAACAACCGccattgtttgtgtttttgtctgAAGATGGCTCCATAAGATGGCGGAGCTTCAGCCCGCTTCGCCTACTCGCTCTCGGCAGCATTGTGGTTTCTGTGTGTGCGCTTTCCTTTGGCCCGTTTATTACTATGGTGAGTGGACCTTAATAAGGACACAAAAATAGATGGCCAAATTTAAGAATCACTGTTTTTTGTGCCCATTGCAGGGTCAGCTTCCTCAGGTACTGTCCCGCCTCTTCCCCTTCAAACGAGGACTCTGTCACGCCTACTGGGCTCCAAATGTGTGGGCCCTCTACAACATTCTAGATAAAAGCCTAGCCACGCTGGGTAAGAATAAAAATGCAGCGCGTTCTTGTTTTCTGTTGCACTGGTTTACTGCGAATCCACAATGAAGATTTTAAAATGATAAACATTGTTGACAGGAGTTCGTTTGAAGCTTCTGAAAGAGACGACACTCCCTCAGGCCTCCATGACGGGCGGGTTGGTTCAAGAATTCCAACACTCTGTTCTTCCCTCTGTCACTCCGTCTGTCACACTCATCTGCACTCTGCTGTCCATCCTGGTTtgtgctattattattattgttattgcccACAGAAATAACAATCATGGTTTCAAATTACTGGCTCTACCTGACGCCTTTGTGCATTTGCCTGAAACTCTATTTAGCCGGCATTGGCGTCCATCTGGTGCCGTCCTCGCGGCGCTCGTGGGTTTTTACGCTGCCTGCTGCTGTGCGCGCTCGCCTCCTTTGCCTTCGGCTGGCACGTCCACGAGAAAGCCATCCTCATCGCCATCCTGCCTCTCAGGTCTGGGATTGACTCCTTGTTTTTGTCTATGCTGAATACTAGTTTGTCATTTTGaaattttctttactttttcTCCTTTGACATAGTCTGCTGGCAGTCGAGAGCAGAGAGGACGCTGGGACCTTCTTGCTTCTCAGCACAGCGGGTCATTACTCGCTCTTTCCCTTGCTCTTCACCCCGGCAGGTACAGTGCGAGACAAAATTAAGTACAAGTATTAAGTATGCTGTGCTTTTATGAAATGGAGTGCTATGGACattttttgttgctgttttggGAGGCCGAGGACAAATTAATAGcatttgtattcatttcaatggCAAAGGATGATTTGAGGTTTTGAACTAGTTAAAGTTTTCGGTCAAGGCACGACTTTATTTTGATATCAACCCTCTCTGTAATAATTGTATCACCTATGTTGCAACCATAAAGTGatacaaaaacatatttttttttattggcagaGCTGCTCATCAAATGTGCGCTGATGCTGATGTTCACCATCTTCTCTTTTGCTGCTCTGGGGAGACTCTACAGGTGCAAGAAACTCACCCCATTCCCTTTCCTCCATTCTTTTATATCAGTAACATCAACATGAGTTGATATTGTTAGTTATTATTAGCACAGAAATGCAGTACATCATGCACGAGGCTTTATGTAGGATATGTTGCTGTACTGTTGTCTCATTTCAGTGGGCATGGGTCCTTGCTTCACCCCCTGGAGGTGGTCTACCTCTCAGGTCTAGTTGTGGTGGCCGTCGCTTGCGAGCTCGTCTTTCCTTTGACGCCATGGCAACAGAAGCTGCCATTCCTCCCGCTGCTGGCCACGTCCGTGTACACCGCATTGGGCGTCTGCTACTCCTTCTTACGTCTCTACGTGACGCTGCTGCGACAGGACAGTGGAAAGTCCAAACAGCTATGAGACACTGAGTCGCGGGTTTCCATTCCTGCGCTGAAGTATGTCAGGTAACCAGCAGGAATGCAAGAACTGTTTACCTTCAagggatcaataaagtttctGTTTTGCATCTTGCACTGATTCTAACAAGTCAGATACAAAGTCAGTGCGTGTTTTTCGGTGATTTTAACCTGTTAAACTGTTAGTTACTAGTTGAACAGTGACTTCTATCCAAACTAAAAAATGGGGGGTTCGCATTGGGGTTTCAAacttggtttagggtttcagGGCAGGGTTTCAAAAATGCCATTGTAGGTTTTCTTAATGACTAACTTTAGGGAGAAATTATAGAAGAAAGTATACGTACAGCGAGGCTTTTAAAAATTACATTGTATAGTAAGACTTTTAATTTGAAAGGCCTGTCACGCAGTGATTGGTCATATTTGCTGCCAATCACAATGTTGGAGATCTGATAGGTAGAGAGGCAGGCCATGATAATAAGCTCTCTGTCAAATGATTGATTGAACATGTTTTCTACTTCAtgaatatataatatttataatcTTGTTTATTGTATATTTTGGGGTAATAATATAATGTAATTGGACCGCCTTCCCCGATGTTTGCTGTGAGACGAATATAAAAGACCGGTAGTGCCATTACGTGATTGGTCAGTTTTTTCGTCGTCATAATTCTACAAGCTGTGATAGGTCGAGAGGCGGGGCTGAGGATATAGCCAGGAAGTGTGCAGCGTGATACTGCACTCTGACATGAGCCGGAGCTGTCGACATTAAACAAGGTAACCGGTTGTTGCTTTCAGTAATTCATTGTTAACTCTCCACAAGAAAGGATTCAACATTTATTACCTTCATAAATACAGGTTGTGATTTGAGTTCCAGTTCGTTGAAGTAGTACTTCAATTTTACGAAGTAAAAGCACGTAAGCAATCGGCAATTAATTATGCTAGTAGTTCGACGATGTTTGCTCTAGCAGCTGGCGATTAAACCTTCTTCCAGTTTACGATTACTGTACGCCAAATGCATAatacttaataataataataataattttcattGGATAACTTGAAACGTGATCGGCGGATGGCGGCCGAATTAGTTTGCACACACGTCAATTTGTACCTTTAAATTTCGACTCCCACTTTCCTCCCTTACTGTCAAATTGAACCTGACAGAAGTACTGACTTCTTCCTCTAGTCTTTTCTTCCTAATTATATTGTTTTCTACACTAATAATTAACCATTCATAAATTAGTCTGTAAAGACCATGGATTGCATCAGAATGAATGAAACATATTGCATTTGTGTAgttttataaattaaaaaaaacaacacttatCAAAATGTCAGTTCTCACTGTTTCTTTTCCCCACTTCCTTCCAGAGTTGAGTTACTTCTCATCAGTGATACCCTCGCACTCAAAGATGGTGGACTCTCAGTACTTCCTACCAAATGACATCGGCATCTCTGCTCTCGACTGTGCCGAGGCTTTTCGCTTGCTCTCCCCGCAAGAGAAGATGTATGCCCACTACCTGTCACGCGCTTCTTGGTACGTCATTGACTTCGCCGTCCTCTCGGGCCGGGGGGAGCAGCTCATGTATTGATTACGTGCGTCGTTGCGGGGACCAAGCCCTGATGAGAACAGCGAGAGGTTAATGGGGGCAGATTGGGAATTGTGATTAGGTGTGTTTAAGGTGTGCAATAAATCAAATTCATTTAAATGTCAAATAAATCAACCAATGCTTGTGTCTTAGGTATGGAGGCCTTGCTGTGCTCCTGCAAACATCCCCGGAGTCGCCTGTCATCTTCGTCCTTCTGCAGAAGATCTTTCGAAAGCAGTCACCTGCGCAGCTGCAAGCTGTAGCAACAGCGGCTGGACTGACCTCGGAGGAGTACCAGGTATGTCCTCGTTtgggttttttaattttttattaccATGGTTTCTATTCACACATTCGTTGTGCATCAAGTATACTTTTTGTGTCCTGTTTGTTTTCAGGCCTTCTTGGTGTATGCAGCAGGTCTCTACGCCAACATGGGAAACTACAAGTCTTTTGGAGATTCCAAGTTTGTCCCTAATTTGCCAAAGGTACAAATATTTTGGATCTGTTATAGATCCACATAAAACTGCTGCTACAAATGTCTCCTTCACTCTACCTGTTATGCTTGGCcactgcttttatttatttttgttgttttttaccaAATCTTAATTTCAATCAGGAAAAGATGGACGCTCTAGTGAGGGCCAGCAAGGCTTTTCGTGATGACCCTGCCGAGATTGGTGCTCTGTGGGACAGTTGCTCATGTCCCATCTATTCCCTGaaggacaaacaaaaacaactggGCCTTGGCGACAAGGTGGGCACTAGTCTTTAAAACGCAGACTCCGAGCAAAATGTTGGTGATCATACTGCAGCTCATGTCTTGTCACACTTCAGGGAATTACCACCTACTTCTCCGGGAACTGCTGTTTGGAAGATGCTGAGCTGGCCCAGAAGTTCCTTGACTCCAAGGTAAGCCTGACTCACAttgggatttaaagtgcactgcAGCTagcaaatatttgttttaaatgtaGTATCCTACCCAATTAATTAATTGGATACAAATTTGTAGATTAAACAATTCCACACATGGTATTGATTTTGTTGTCAGATACAACAAATATTACAGTGCTTTTTATAATGGAaacactttaaaaataaaacaagtggaTCTTTTCCCACCTCTGGTATAAACCAAGCTAATTTCCTTTTCTGTCCAATATGCTTACCTGTCACTTGTGTTCTTCAGAAACTGTCTGCTTACAACACCCGGCTGTTCAAAAGTCAAAATGGCGAGAAAACCTGCTACGAGGTTCGCTTAGCCTCCGCTGTGAAGAAAGGTTAGTCGTCAAACGGGATAACTCAAAGGTATATGCAGGAGATGGTATTAACGCACATGATTGCTGCACAGACTGCACGGTGGATGGAGAATGTGAATCCTGCTGCGGGTGCTTTGACTTTGAGGGCAAAGAGTTCTCAGTGAAAAGGGGGGACTACGCCCCTCTTATGG
The nucleotide sequence above comes from Syngnathus scovelli strain Florida chromosome 15, RoL_Ssco_1.2, whole genome shotgun sequence. Encoded proteins:
- the pcf11 gene encoding pre-mRNA cleavage complex 2 protein Pcf11 isoform X2, whose product is MNCLLLNAYAHDEVGVAIPRSKMDDGAAREVACREYQSSLEDLTFNSKPHINMLTILAEENVNFAKDIVAIIEAQISKAPAAEKLPVLYLVDSIVKNVGGEYVAVFAKNLITSFICVFEKVDENTRKSLFKLRSTWDEVFPLKKLYALDVRVNSVDPAWPIKPLPPTVNASIHVNPKFLKQSEETPPRPTPTQPPPPVIQPSLTQEQRIRQQLLAKQKQLLELQQKKIELELEQTKAQLVGGFSILPSSPLAASPKPVGQPTPVVRPLIAPQPPSDPKLPTRDPRLNRTGPPIVSRSKEQPAGKREVPPAIVTPVFTPEKQAAEKTFHSQKVWTPKKEEKPNIKSPQMIKNVQSKNKHAEVENLKSADNSKKDPRLKKRPLDKAEDDKVDEQKEKKKFGDKRDELTRVPELPKAYRGRLQNGLGNKRESSVSAEKIGGNARTHARKRTHSRSRSRSPSSPKRKGRRSSPKSRTRSTSLSPSRKAGKSRRAKGDEPLHGKNMRDERPVAKKDQAESRRSKTPVDDRPSKTPADDRNSKTSADERRSKIPGDDRRSKTPADDRRSKTLGDDRRSKTPADDRRSKSRDSPRNQDGGSKQAKDAPSRWRSGWDENKNTSSLKPGDSHDKLGPQRHKTYSTPTRPTTPRTPKHRLSVDANLQIPEVLNTATKKDLLRMASKSLESGEITQEDFLNMAHKIKNFFQYQEEKQQHPESWDPAANFSGKKTLMATPPESLDQAQLTYFEHKSKLKKTQVAHRSTGEGWDGLEECEGPGRAPRDLGEATTNRPAARILFCTCHSKVVCPLTDERRSLEREESRPPLTPMIEEYNHGKEFPALKSLPGLRFRRRADPRESSEREWNSPLTERQCEEHKSGYDAPRRYVPSAESRHPDPRHLDGPPHPGALVPRNCPSPSALETPLPMFERERLSPLHQKDMADMSPAPRFESPNSEHSDDGPLPSEVPLAPQSILQGPVLGALLSNIHQLSNSPGHTPPHEGGPPPPRFDAPGHMGPSRAPPPGWYNEPSHFEGPHQGMPHHHNMPERFNGPHVPQGSLMNTDNMGRFDGPLGPTRFDGPGPGNFENPVQCFDNNLGPGPVPMAFQSQQQRPIPFENPGMHLEGSAGPMCFEGPGQPGPRFDMPLFEGQQVPPRFAPQINIPMRPMPPPMYDNNLQPAQNFAMAPQAFPEPINPQFHPAPMGFPTQPAANFNMLPGPPFSQPGSAPFFNPAVASGNMQQPVNVLNMNQPFLPQNAAPFAQPAPQLPPAENHFGQVDVNDLLSKLISTGIIKGSQPDPTASTTAELSSAAPEAPHVEEEEEEEVEDDFPDLTGFKLDDMKQRYESVVTKLYSGNQCCLCSMRFTVAQTDLYADHLDWHFRQNHAGKVAGKKITHRRWYYGLRDWVEFEEIADLEERAKSLFFEKENEEEVQKNQAAAKEKEFQSVKAAKDQVAELCEICQEPFETYWVEEEEDWFLKNAIRVDDKNFHPSCFEDYKNTSSYMDMTPSPNKVLSEHPLGSFIKAEEDEVPQSCAVAASIKQEADSEEDEGERDVKTEEKEEPLLTDVQSEEKRL